A part of Vulpes vulpes isolate BD-2025 chromosome 15, VulVul3, whole genome shotgun sequence genomic DNA contains:
- the PIGBOS1 gene encoding protein PIGBOS1: MFGRLTLPQLLFASILGIAGGMYIYQPIFEQYYRDQMELKEKLKLAQESEEKKS, encoded by the coding sequence atgtttgggAGATTGACTCTTCCACAACTGCTTTTTGCTAGCATCCTTGGAATTGCTGGAGGGATGTATATTTATCAACCAATATTTGAACAGTACTACCGAGATCagatggaattaaaagaaaagttgaaattgGCACAAGaatcagaagagaagaaaagttaA